The sequence TCACTATGGTGATATGGAAAACGTTATCTATAATACGTCGGTTTACTTCGATAACATCTATTCGCCCGAATGGTTTCAAGATGCTTTTGCGCAGAGAATTATTAAATCCATTGATAAGGGCGACGTGGTTGGACCCGGCGCAATAAACACCAAGATCCTTGGCATTATCCCACCGGAAAGGCTATCGGGCGGAACTAAGACGCTGCTGCTCATGTACTTCATGCCTCAGAACATATACAACGCCACAACCTGTAGCGACAATTGCGCTTACTGGATTCTAAGAATCGCCGCACAGCATGATCTGACGATCAACCTCTACCATCTGATGGATTTTGGAAACGGCAAGTTCACGGCAACCATTGCAAACACGGGTGATGTCGTTCACACGATGTTCGACCTTGTCCCTATAGCCGCAAAATGCCTAAGGGAGAACTCCTGACACACCATTCGAAATCTAGACTATATCGGATAATATCGAGTTATATAAGCCTGTATAAACTTATCGCGGAAGTATCGAGCTTTCGTAATTTGTCTTAGTTAGTAGCCCACCATTGCTTTCTTCCAAGCTCAAAGCGAAAGAAAGTTAAGGACTTCCTAAATACCATTGCCTTAGACCGAGAAATACTCACTCTCATCGGATAAGTTCGGCCCCAACCACGGATCGCCGCTGAGGAAGAACTCCGGCCAGCGCTGCATGAACAGCGTTTGCTCGCGCTTCCAGCGGCGCAGCTTTTCCTCGTTAGCCTCTTCCCTGCCGCGCGAGGTGAACTCGTAGTGACACAGCTCGGCATAGGGCGTAAAGATGGTGTAGGTAGTCGCCCTAACAATGTTTCAATACTCCTCCTATATAAGGTTCCGCAAAGGCCGCCCGATGAACGACATCTAAATTGCGAGGGTCAAAAATAAGGGTATCGCTTGCAGCAAACAGCATTGGCATATAGGAGCTTTGAGCCAGTAAAGATCGACTAAGCAAACGGAGTACAAGGAACACATGAACGGTGGTAACCGGCGGCAAAAACACTGGTTTTTAGTACATCATCAATGTCGATCTACGCAGTTCCGCAAGTACCGTTGGAGATAGAATAAATGCAGTAGCCGAAAATGAAATATCTTCCGATTGGCGCGGCATAAAAATAGAGGGCGTCCCATAAAGAGAAGCCCCCTTGCAAAACGGCCGAACCGCTTTTCGAAGTGGAAATATTTTGCACCAGATGCCTAGGAATCGCAAGAAGGCATATCTTCAGCGTCACACAAATACCATGCGCCGATCACTTTCGACAAAAACGAGAAGGAGGAAGTGATGACCTCCGCACCTTTATAATAGTTGATGTTGCGATTTGCCCTAGAAATAAACTTGGAAAGCGATCGTGCTTTGTGTTTAATAACGCCTTTAGACGACACCTCTTTGTGCAGATATAGCGTTGTGACAATCTGACGTATTCGCTCATTGCTCATCCTTGCCTTACGCTGATAAGAGCCAACCCCATCTATTTTGCTCAATGCCTTCATAACGCCGTTATTTGCCCTTCGGGCATTCTCGCCCGAAGCAAGACCATTAAGAATGCAACTATTGTGAGCACACGCGTTGCGGAGATCTTTTGCCGCGCGAAGCAAATAAAACCTATCGCGAAGCTCATCATCGTCAAACCGTTTGGCGCAAAACAAAATGAATGAATTAAAGGCGCCAAAGGTAATAACTTCCAGAAAGGCCCAGACAGGCATATTAAAACCACTGTATTTTGCAAGAATGCCTGCAGAATAGGCACTCGACTCACAACGTGAAATCTCTTTTTTAACCCAGTTGGTCACATTCCCCTTGCTATCAAATGTATCCTGCTCGCTCAAATAGTCTTGAACGATTTCGTAACCGTCCTCGGCATGCTGCTCTATCCTGCCCAGCAAGTCAACTTTGCAGAAGTGCTCGATATCAAGAGTGAGTGAAATCATCTCGTTTCGAAGCAACATATCAATAATCGAAAGGTCAACAAGCATCTTGAAATCCAAGTTGACATATTCACCCTTGCGTTTTCCATCAGAAACCTTTGGAAATCCGGTGCGGTACGAGCGCAAGCGAAAGTAATTGTTGTTCTTCGTCAGATACTCGACTGCCTCTGCCTCGCTCATATAGCGGAAACGGACACCCCTGCTCTTAAGATGGGAGACTTGTTCCCAAGGAGTAAGCCAAGGCTTTTGATCGCACATATCTTGTTGACGAATAGGACTATTCATTGCGCTCTCCAGCGTATTTGATGAAATAACAGATTGATTTTATCCTAACTTTAAATTCCTATTAAACAGCCGGACGCTCATGCAAATACATCATGGCACGCCGCCGTCCATCTTGCCTTGAGCTCGTTACAACATTTGCATTAGCTTCCACAGAATTAGGAGGAGTATCCTCTCGCTATCTCATTTTGAGTCGAGTAACATCGTAAATTGACCCGACCTGAGCCACTGTCCAGCACACGGTGCAGAAACCCTCCCCCAAGAAAGAAGTTTTTTATCGCACTTACACCCACCAAGGCTCCTCTTCATACTTTTCTGCATAGGGAGAACGACACCTACTAGCAAATTCATAAACCAATAGATAGAGTTCATATGCGTCGCGATCTATCCACGCCATTCCTTCTCGGTCGTATCGCGTCTGTTCCTTTTCACACTTTTTGACAGCGTCGAGTAACTCGAAGTAGCCGCAATCACCGGAGTCAAAAAGATTACATTTCCCGATAACATCCTGATAATCACCGCGAACTGCATTAATTTTCCTAGCGATAGCAGATATCTGTTTAAGTTTCCATGAACCAGGAAAGTAGGCGAATTTCGATTTCAGAACGTAAACGTCGTCTTCAGAGGGAAATTTAGCCTCCAATCGAAGATAGGATCCTACTGACTTTCGAATTCTATTCTCCAAATGAAGCAGATATCGTCGCGTATGAGAATCTTCATCTGAGTAGTAGCGCTCGCATTCAGCCCTTTCGCAATGTTCAATTGCCTGAATTAAAGAATCCCTTTGTTCATGCCTATCATCCGATATGCAAAGCAATTGGGAGACGCATGACTCTTCCTCCTCGTAATAAGCCAAAAGAAGTCCCAAGGTGTCTTCGCATCGAGGTAGATGCTCAATGTAGCATTCATCCATTCCGCCCAGCTCAGACAATAACGGCTGAATGCCAAATAAAAAACGATCTTCAAGCTCCCGACAGCGATCGCAGTATTCAATTGTGCCGACAAACAAAGATGATATTCCTGCGCCTAAAACCGCCAACAAAACCTCGTTCATCTGTTCATCCGTTAAAATGACCGCGTTTAGAGGGCAAATATAGAAAATAAACGAGATAGCCGCAACGATGGATGACGCTATTACGATCGTTCTCGATAATCTCATGCTGTTTCACCCTTAGACAAGCGGACTGCACTTGAAATTCCAATAATCGCATCGACACGTATAAGAAAAGCTAAGCGTAGGCTCCACGAATCAAACTCCAGAAATTTAGCAAAAACCCAACGCCCTCACAGCCCTTGAGCACCCTATGCTGGATTTTCACGTCACCTCGCACTAAAGCGAGAAGTACTCACTGTCGGAGGATAAGTTCGGCCCGAGCCACGGATCACCCGTCAGGAAGAACTCCGGCCAGCGTTGCATGAACAGCGCCTGCTCGCGCTTCCAACGGCGCAGCTTTTCCTCGTTGGCCTCTTCCCTGCCGCGCGAGGTGAACTCGTAGTGGTACAGCTCGGCATAGGGCGTAAAGATGGTGCGGTAGCCCGCCTCCCACACGCGCAGGCAAAAGTCTGCGTCGTTAAAGCCGACGGCGAATTCCTCGTTATAGCCTCCGACCTGCTCAAATACGTCGCGTCGCACCATCTGGCAGGCGCCCGTCACGGCGCTAAAGTTGCCCGGTCGCACAGCACGGGCAAGATAGCCCTCGCGCTTTGCCGAGAAGTCCTGGTTGGCATGGGCAAGTGCGCCGCGCACGCCAACCAAAATGCCGGCATGCTGCACCAGATGATCGGCAAAGTAGAGTTTGGCGCCCACCACGCCCGCATCGGGACGCTGCAGATAGCCCATCGTCTCTTCGATAAAGTCGGGGCTTATGACCTCGGTATCGTTGTTGAGCAGCAGCAGGTAGTCGCCCCTGGCGTGCTTCACACCAAAATTGATGATCTGAGAGTAATTGAACTCGCCCGGCCAGTACACAACACGTGCGTTACCCTTGCCTTCGGATACTACAGCCACGCGCTCTGGCAGGGTTTCGTAATACGCAAACGTCTCCGGGGCTTTGCTGTTGTTCTCCACCAAGACGATCTCGTAATTGGCATACGTTGCCTTCTGAGCGATCGACATCACGCAGGCATCGAGCGTCTCAATGTGATCCTTGGTGGGAATCACAATACTCACCAGCGGCGCAGACTCCGGCAGCGCATAACGCATGCGATAGACAAACGGCGTCTCGGTCTCCTCGACCGTTCCGCAAATGCCCAGCGCGTTAAAGTGGCGCTGCAGCGCAAGACGGCCGGCTTCGATAGCATACGGCTTGCTATCGGCAGAGCCGTCGGCGGTCGATCCCGGATGCACGCGCCAGTGATACAGCACATGCGCAACGTGCTCAAAGCGCGCGCCGGCTGCAAGGCAGCGAAGCGTCAAGTCGTAGTCCTGGGCACCCGCAACGTCTTCTGGGGACGTGCCAATACGATCGATTAGCGCCTTCTCCACCATCAGGAAATGCGTCACGCAGTTATGGCTATAGAGCAGATCGACGTTGAGCTGCGTCTTAAAGACAGGCTGACCCCACTCCCCCGTTTTCTGGAACATGTCCTCGTCGCAGAACAGGACCTGGGGGCGCTCGCCCTCGGCCGCCTTATTCAGCGCGGAAACATACTGGAATAACGCGTCCGGCTCCAGAATGTCATCGTGGTCCAAGAACGCGATGTAGTCGCCCGTCGCTTGCTCGATACCTGCGTTGGTGTTGACCACAATGCCGCCGTTGCCGGGAAGCTCGATGCGACGGATGCGCTCGTCGTTGGCACCTGCCACAAGGGCGGCCACCGCATCCCATTCAGGCGAGGCATCCATAAGGAGCAGTTCCCAGTTGTCATAGCTCTGGGCTAGCACCGAGTTCAGCAGCTCGCGCAGGTATTCCCGATCAGTCTTGTAGCACGGCACCACAATGCTCACGAGCGGTCTATAGGCAAAGGCCGCCGAAGCGACACGCTGGCACGCCAAATCGCCCGGCTTTGCGCGATGTCGCTCAAACCAACGTCGATAAGCTGCGTCGTCTGCACGCGCGTCCTTCATGCGGTTCCAACTGTCATCGACCATGCCGTTGTACAGGCGACCATCCATGGCGCAAAACCCGCTCTGGATCTGCTCTGTGGGGTCGCTCACAATCGCGACAAAATCTCGTATATCCTGAGGCATCTCAACGCTCAGATACGTTTTATTGACGCGGCATCCGTTGCGCTGCGGCACATCGATCTGCGACTCAAACACATGCACGG is a genomic window of Collinsella aerofaciens containing:
- a CDS encoding DUF4869 domain-containing protein, producing MLTIHYGDMENVIYNTSVYFDNIYSPEWFQDAFAQRIIKSIDKGDVVGPGAINTKILGIIPPERLSGGTKTLLLMYFMPQNIYNATTCSDNCAYWILRIAAQHDLTINLYHLMDFGNGKFTATIANTGDVVHTMFDLVPIAAKCLRENS
- a CDS encoding Abi family protein — encoded protein: MNSPIRQQDMCDQKPWLTPWEQVSHLKSRGVRFRYMSEAEAVEYLTKNNNYFRLRSYRTGFPKVSDGKRKGEYVNLDFKMLVDLSIIDMLLRNEMISLTLDIEHFCKVDLLGRIEQHAEDGYEIVQDYLSEQDTFDSKGNVTNWVKKEISRCESSAYSAGILAKYSGFNMPVWAFLEVITFGAFNSFILFCAKRFDDDELRDRFYLLRAAKDLRNACAHNSCILNGLASGENARRANNGVMKALSKIDGVGSYQRKARMSNERIRQIVTTLYLHKEVSSKGVIKHKARSLSKFISRANRNINYYKGAEVITSSFSFLSKVIGAWYLCDAEDMPSCDS
- a CDS encoding glycosyltransferase family 2 protein — encoded protein: MSIKRLALCRSQGRLFVLLRFAGQDVAALIEREGSQAFAHATTSGSCVPSLVLPVDHGRVLALCPSVSDYERELAVLVLPFLDGSSMDVVFASGGQRLGSIRLDSRVAKLESKINYKAKPALCALIRDAQRGEHCGFYEIDATRYLPADAGAVWRYEVTWAGDLQCAPELQIFDAHMNAIDATVHVFESQIDVPQRNGCRVNKTYLSVEMPQDIRDFVAIVSDPTEQIQSGFCAMDGRLYNGMVDDSWNRMKDARADDAAYRRWFERHRAKPGDLACQRVASAAFAYRPLVSIVVPCYKTDREYLRELLNSVLAQSYDNWELLLMDASPEWDAVAALVAGANDERIRRIELPGNGGIVVNTNAGIEQATGDYIAFLDHDDILEPDALFQYVSALNKAAEGERPQVLFCDEDMFQKTGEWGQPVFKTQLNVDLLYSHNCVTHFLMVEKALIDRIGTSPEDVAGAQDYDLTLRCLAAGARFEHVAHVLYHWRVHPGSTADGSADSKPYAIEAGRLALQRHFNALGICGTVEETETPFVYRMRYALPESAPLVSIVIPTKDHIETLDACVMSIAQKATYANYEIVLVENNSKAPETFAYYETLPERVAVVSEGKGNARVVYWPGEFNYSQIINFGVKHARGDYLLLLNNDTEVISPDFIEETMGYLQRPDAGVVGAKLYFADHLVQHAGILVGVRGALAHANQDFSAKREGYLARAVRPGNFSAVTGACQMVRRDVFEQVGGYNEEFAVGFNDADFCLRVWEAGYRTIFTPYAELYHYEFTSRGREEANEEKLRRWKREQALFMQRWPEFFLTGDPWLGPNLSSDSEYFSL